A window of the Echeneis naucrates chromosome 3, fEcheNa1.1, whole genome shotgun sequence genome harbors these coding sequences:
- the tbp gene encoding TATA-box-binding protein yields MDQNNSIPAFQGLASPQGAMTPGMPIFSPMMPYGTGLTPQPVQNTNSLSILEEQQRQQQQQQQQQQQQQAQQANAGLPGTSGQTPQLFHSQAVAGSTTTALPGNTPLYNTPLTPMTPITPATPASESSGIVPQLQNIVSTVNLGCKLDLKTIALRARNAEYNPKRFAAVIMRIREPRTTALIFSSGKMVCTGAKSEEQSRLAARKYARVVQKLGFPAKFLDFKIQNMVGSCDVKFPIRLEGLVLTHQQFSSYEPELFPGLIYRMIKPRIVLLIFVSGKVVLTGAKVRAEIYEAFENIYPILKGFRKTT; encoded by the exons ATGGACCAGAACAACAGTATACCAGCCTTTCAGGGGCTGGCCTCCCCTCAG GGTGCAATGACCCCAGGCATGCCAATTTTCAGTCCCATGATGCCATATGGCACAGGGCTGACACCACAGCCAGTCCAGAACACCAATAGTCTGTCTATACTGGAGGAACAGCAGcgacaacagcagcaacagcagcaacaacagcaacaacaacaggcaCAGCAAGCTAATGCAG GCCTTCCAGGGACGTCGGGCCAGACCCCTCAGCTTTTCCATTCCCAGGCAGTAGCAGGCTCGACCACCACAGCGCTACCGGGGAATACCCCGCTCTACAACACCCCGCTGACTCCCATGACCCCTATCACACCGGCAACACCAGCCTCAGAGAGCTCTGGGATTGTACCACAGTTACA AAATATTGTGTCAACTGTAAATCTGGGCTGTAAACTTGACTTGAAGACCATTGCCTTGAGAGCCAGGAATGCAGAGTACAACCCAAAG CGTTTTGCTGCTGTCATCATGAGAATACGTGAGCCCAGGACCACTGCCCTTATCTTCAGCTCTGGGAAGATGGTCTGCACTGGAGCCAAGAG TGAGGAGCAGTCAAGGCTGGCAGCCAGGAAATATGCTCGTGTGGTGCAAAAGCTTGGTTTTCCTGCCAAGTTCCTGGACTTCAAGATCCAGAACATGGTGGGCAGCTGTGATGTAAAGTTCCCCATCCGGCTAGAGGGACTCGTCCTCACACACCAACAGTTTAGCAG TTATGAGCCAGAGCTATTTCCAGGGCTCATTTATAGGATGATCAAACCCAGAATTGTCCTGCTCATCTTTGTCTCTGGCAAAGTTGTACTCACAG gtgCAAAGGTGAGAGCGGAGATCTATGaagcatttgaaaacatttaccCAATCCTAAAAGGCTTTCGCAAGACAACGTAG